The following proteins are encoded in a genomic region of Sesamum indicum cultivar Zhongzhi No. 13 linkage group LG8, S_indicum_v1.0, whole genome shotgun sequence:
- the LOC105168266 gene encoding galactinol synthase 1 — MAPVVPVEVFPTAGKIPALVPKKAYVTFLAGNGDYVKGVVGLAKGLRKVKSAYPLVVAILPDVPEDHRELLRAQGCIVKEIEPIYPPENQIQFAMAYYVINYSKLRIWNFEEYSKMVYLDADIQVYDNIDHLLDMPDGHFYAVMDCFCEKTWSHSPQYSIGYCQQCPNKVTWPAEMGSPPPLYFNAGMFVFEPSKATYENLLETLRITPPTPFAEQDFLNMFFEPIYKPIPLVYNLVLAMLWRHPENVELEKVQVVHYCAAGSKPWRYTGKEANMDREDIKMLVEKWWEVYNDETLDFKPEDSIAGEEAFSRPSIMASMPEPAVSYIPAPSAA, encoded by the exons ATGGCCCCTGTCGTCCCGGTCGAGGTTTTCCCTACCGCTGGGAAAATCCCGGCCCTCGTCCCCAAAAAAGCTTACGTCACATTCTTAGCCGGTAACGGTGACTACGTCAAAGGTGTTGTCGGTCTGGCTAAGGGTTTGAGAAAGGTGAAGAGTGCGTACCCTCTTGTGGTGGCGATCTTGCCCGACGTCCCAGAGGACCACCGCGAGCTCTTAAGAGCACAGGGTTGCATTGTGAAGGAGATTGAACCAATATATCCACCTGAGAACCAGATTCAGTTCGCCATGGCTTACTATGTGATCAACTACTCCAAGCTCCGTATATGGAAC TTTGAGGAGTACAGCAAGATGGTGTACCTTGATGCCGACATCCAAGTTTACGACAACATTGACCATCTCCTCGACATGCCTGACGGTCACTTCTATGCTGTAATGGACTGCTTCTGCGAAAAGACGTGGAGCCACTCACCACAATACTCCATCGGATACTGCCAACAGTGCCCCAATAAGGTGACTTGGCCTGCCGAGATGGGCTCTCCTCCTCCACTCTACTTCAACGCAGGCATGTTCGTGTTTGAGCCGAGCAAAGCCACATATGAAAACCTTCTTGAAACTCTCCGCATCACCCCACCAACGCCGTTTGCTGAGCAG GACTTCTTGAACATGTTCTTTGAGCCGATCTACAAACCGATTCCTCTGGTGTACAACCTCGTTCTTGCAATGCTATGGCGCCACCCAGAGAATGTTGAACTCGAAAAAGTTCAAGTCGTTCACTACTGCGCTGCT GGATCGAAGCCGTGGAGGTATACAGGCAAGGAAGCTAACATGGACAGAGAAGACATCAAGATGCTCGTCGAGAAATGGTGGGAAGTTTACAACGACGAGACCCTCGACTTCAAGCCCGAAGATTCTATTGCAGGGGAAGAGGCCTTCTCAAGGCCATCAATCATGGCTTCCATGCCTGAGCCGGCAGTATCATACATCCCTGCCCCTTCTGCTGCTTGA
- the LOC105168653 gene encoding uncharacterized protein LOC105168653: MGGKVYTIVKYYLGKGERLCNIDPDKYSYMDFIEDIKDLHGVSNNNIKIRCELNKWASAVVPNIVKELNNIKEESNICQLSVAGDLKFEVQDQNVNYIVNLKGKARNCMVWYISGIPYKHVALGIAHRREDIKSYTDNRFSTAKDIVSDRDNVFTNHFWKELFNLTGVSLDMSFAYHPQTDGQTERVNQCLEIYLRCMCHQHPRKWSQWISLAEFWFNATFHSGFKATSFEALYGYPPNQLPIGPYLHSHHSDVEELMKNKVEILQLLKENLQNAQQRMKIYADKKRTEREFEVGDEEEFNASVSYFGPYKVVEWIGNVAYKLALPLELKIHPIFHVSLLKKKIGSKYMPSINLSELEDEVYKVYPLAILAWRLIPRNNVGVPQVLIHWSHSFPEQVTWEDYYSMVAKFPPF, from the exons ATGGGTGGTAAGGTGTACACCATTGTCAAATATTATCTGGGCAAAGGCGAAAGGCTTTGCAACATAGATCCAGATAAGTATAGTTATATGGACTTTATTGAAGATATTAAAGATTTACATGGTGTTtccaataacaatattaagatTAGATGTG AACTCAACAAATGGGCTAGTGCTGTTGTTCCTAATATTGTGAAAGAACTTAACAATATCAAAGAAGAGTCCAATATATGTCAACTCTCAGTGGCTGGGGATCTTAAGTTTGAGGTGCAAGATCAAAATGTTAACTACATTGTGAATTTGAAGGGTAAAGCACGTAATTGCATGGTTTGGTATATTTCCGGGATTCCTTATAAGCATGTTGCCTTGGGTATAGCTCATAGGAGAGAGGATATAAAGAGTTACACAGACAATAGGTTTTCAACTGCAAAAGA CATTGTATCTGATAGGGACAACGTCTTCACTAATCATTTCTGGAAAGAGTTATTCAACCTAACTGGAGTGTCCTTGGACATGTCGTTTGCCTATCATCCTCAAACTGATGGCCAGACTGAGAGAGTGAACCAATGCCTGGAAATTTACCTCAGATGCATGTGTCACCAGCACCCCAGAAAATGGTCTCAGTGGATTTCACTTGCAGAATTCTGGTTTAACGCCACCTTTCACTCAGGATTTAAGGCTACTTCTTTTGAGGCCTTGTATGGATATCCCCCTAATCAACTGCCTATTGGTCCTTACTTGCATAGTCACCATTCTGATGTTGAGGAACTGATGAAGAATAAGGTCGAGATCCTCCAACTGTTGAAGGAAAATCTCCAGAATGCACAGCAGAGGATGAAAATTTATGCAGATAAAAAGAGAACAGAGAGAGAGTTTGAAGTTGGGGATGAG GAGGAATTTAACGCTTCAGTGAGCTATTTTGGGCCTTATAAAGTGGTTGAATGGATTGGGAATGTGGCTTACAAGCTTGCCCTTCCACTAGAGTTGAAGATACATCCTATCTTCCATGTCTCCCtcttgaagaagaagattggTTCTAAGTACATGCCATCTATAAACTTGTCTGAACTTGAAGATGAAGTTTACAAGGTCTATCCCTTAGCAATTCTGGCATGGAGACTCATTCCAAGGAACAATGTTGGAGTTCCACAAGTCCTCATTCACTGGTCACACTCCTTCCCTGAACAGGTTACTTGGGAGGATTACTACTCCATGGTTGCAAAATTCCCACCATTTTGA
- the LOC105168267 gene encoding ADP-ribosylation factor 2: MGLTFTKLFSRLFAKKEMRILMVGLDAAGKTTILYKLKLGEIVTTIPTIGFNVETVEYKNISFTVWDVGGQDKIRPLWRHYFQNTQGLIFVVDSNDRDRVVEARDELHRMLNEDELRDAVLLVFANKQDLPNAMNAAEITDKLGLHSLRQRHWYIQSTCATSGEGLYEGLDWLSNNIANKA; encoded by the exons ATGGGGCTGACATTCACAAAACTGTTTAGCCGGCTTTTTGCCAAGAAAGAGATGCGCATTCTGATGGTTGGTCTTGATGCTGCTGGTAAGACCACCATTCTGTACAAGCTCAAGCTTGGAGAGATTGTCACTACTATTCCTACCATTG GTTTCAATGTCGAGACTGTTGAGTACAAGAACATTAGCTTCACTGTCTGGGATGTTGGTGGTCAGGACAAG ATCCGCCCATTATGGAGGCACTACTTCCAGAACACTCAGGGTCTAATATTTGTGGTGGATAGCAATGACAGGGACCGTGTTGTTGAGGCAAGGGATGAATTGCATAGAATGTTGAATGAG GATGAGCTGAGAGATGCAGTATTACTTGTATTTGCAAACAAGCAAGATCTTCCTAATGCAATGAATGCTGCTGAGATTACGGACAAGCTTGGCCTGCACTCTCTCAGGCAACGCCactg GTACATCCAGAGTACCTGTGCTACCTCTGGTGAGGGCCTATACGAGGGTCTGGATTGGCTCTCTAACAATATTGCTAACAAG GCATAA